In the Malaya genurostris strain Urasoe2022 chromosome 1, Malgen_1.1, whole genome shotgun sequence genome, one interval contains:
- the LOC131440482 gene encoding membrane alanyl aminopeptidase-like, whose product MKSARSLFLCLVTVFCSVLSNPVDLFHPEVFEESLRAELEEYRLNDDVLPSHYDIELTPYFEDEGDHKAFTFDGEVFITLRPTKAEVKKIDLHVASITIESVNLKLFDNSKDVKLGEVSYNNDTEILSIPVNDVFAEMEDYLLIIRYIGVLGDDMRGFYRSYYKERDTKIWLASTQFQTTSARRAFPCFDEPKFKATFQLKINRPYTYRSFSNTKIMSQSYISDTRIQDLFEETPVMSTYLVAFIVADYIENTKSNMGILARPEAWDQTKYSLQVGIDLLHELEMWIDYPYSSVPSMDRMYMAAIPDFSAGAMENWGLLTYRETNILYHSDDSTSMQQQRIAAVIAHEIAHQWFGDLVTCEWWDVTWLNEGFARYFQYYGTALVEDSWNLPYQFVIEQLQGVMQMDSLESTHPMTHDVYTPAQVSNIFDSISYNKGAVVLRMVEHILSTGRFKAGLAAYIKERAFKTTRPENLFAALNMQGNPTIGSFMKPWTVQAGYPLVSVIQTTDGFSVKQKRFLLSGMAHEDKTLWPLPITYATKSEDFDNTKPSIIVETEESKINVTNPDQLPYFILNNQQVGYYRVNYDAKNWEKINKALKSNGFGGIHVLNRAQIVDDLFNLARAGEVKYETALEIIDYLQDETEYPPWLSAVNGFTILSRRIHHDDEELFAQYILHLFRKVYSLVKFQEPAANEDRLLTYLRINVLQWACNYGLEACKKDAAAEFKRYFENRGKKVHPDIRQVVYCEGIRQGTEEHFSFLWNQYLSTNVATEQILILQGLGCAKDKQQIHTLMDAIISDNIRPQDKSSAFSYLLANPYTLDHLSEYLRTNYTEWAEAHGSYMNVASAFNSLLARMKTAEQISNIETFATNNKDVLGESAYNSIQQGISDVNANQKFIENNREVLKKFLKERASGASTITISLITLIGVVIAVMRKDFMFNL is encoded by the exons ATGAAAAG tGCGCGGAGTCTATTTCTATGTCTGGTAACAGTTTTCTGTTCCGTGCTCTCAAATCCGGTAGATCTTTTTCATCCTGAAGTTTTTGAAGAGTCTCTACGAGCAGAGCTGGAAGAATACCGTTTGAACGATGACGTTTTACCATCTCATTATGATATCGAGTTAACTCCATACTTCGAAGACGAGGGCGATCACAAAGCATTTACTTTTGATGGGGAAGTTTTCATCACGTTAAGACCAACAAAGGCCGAGGTTAAGAAGATTGATCTCCATGTAGCTAGTATTACAATAGAATCcgtaaatttaaaattatttgataATAGTAAAGATGTGAAGCTTGGGGAAGTTAGTTACAACAACGATACGGAGATCCTCAGCATACCAGTGAATGATGTATTTGCGGAGATGGAGGATTACTTACTAATTATTCGTTACATAGGTGTTTTGGGTGATGATATGAGGGGATTTTATAGAAGTTATTATAAGGAGAGAGACACGAAAATTTGGTTGGCGTCCACTCAGTTCCAGACTACGTCAGCGAGGCGTGCATTTCCTTGTTTTGATGAACCTAAATTCAAGGCTACATTCCAGTTGAAAATCAATCGTCCGTATACTTATCGATCGTTTTCGAATACTAAAATCATGAGCCAGTCCTACATTAG tGACACTCGTATTCAAGACTTGTTTGAAGAAACTCCGGTGATGTCAACTTATCTGGTTGCATTCATTGTGGCCGATTACATAGAGAACACAAAgagcaatatgggtatcttggCTCGACCCGAGGCATGGGATCAGACCAAATACAGTTTGCAAGTCGGTATTGATTTGTTACACGAATTAGAAATGTGGATTGATTATCCATATAGTTCCGTTCCGAGTATGGATCGAATGTATATGGCAGCGATTCCAGATTTTTCAGCTGGAGCAATGGAAAACTGGGGCTTGCTGACTTATCGCGAGACCAATATACTCTACCATAGCGACGATTCGACTAGCATGCAACAGCAGCGCATTGCTGCAGTCATTGCACACGAAATTGCTCATCAGTGGTTTGGGGATTTGGTTACTTGTGAGTGGTGGGATGTCACTTGGTTGAATGAAGGGTTTGCTCGTTACTTCCAATACTATGGTACAGCTTTGGTTGAAGACAGCTGGAATTTGCCATACCAGTTCGTAATTGAACAGCTACAGGGAGTTATGCAGATGGATAGCTTGGAATCAACTCACCCCATGACTCACGATGTGTATACTCCGGCTCAAGTGAGCAATATTTTCGATAGCATCTCATATAATAAAGGGGCTGTTGTATTGAGAATGGTTGAGCATATCCTATCTACGGGAAGATTTAAAGCTGGTCTTGCAGCGTACATCAAAGAACGTGCGTTCAAAACTACTAGACCAGAAAATCTATTTGCGGCACTTAATATGCAAGGAAATCCTACAATAGGTAGTTTTATGAAACCATGGACAGTCCAAGCTGGTTATCCACTAGTAAGTGTGATTCAAACTACCGATGGATTTTCGGTAAAACAAAAAAGATTCCTCCTCAGCGGTATGGCTCATGAAGATAAAACGCTATGGCCTCTTCCTATTACTTATGCAACGAAGTCCGAAGATTTTGACAACACAAAACCGTCTATTATCGTTGAAACCGAAGAGTCTAAAATTAATGTTACCAATCCAGATCAACTGCCGTACTTCATTCTAAACAATCAGCAGGTCGGATACTATCGCGTGAACTATGATGCAAAAAATTGGGAAAAAATCAACAAAGCACTTAAATCAAATGGTTTTGGCGGTATCCACGTCCTCAACCGAGCACAGATTGTTGATGATTTATTCAATTTAGCTCGCGCAGGAGAAGTTAAATATGAAACAGCATTAGAAATCATAGATTACCTTCAGGATGAAACGGAATATCCACCCTGGTTATCAGCAGTGAACGGTTTCACAATCTTATCTCGCCGGATTCATCATGACGACGAAGAGTTATTCGCT CAATATATCTTACATCTATTCAGGAAGGTATATAGTTTAGTGAAATTCCAAGAGCCTGCGGCGAACGAAGATCGTCTCTTAACGTACCTTCGAATAAATGTTCTTCAATGGGCTTGCAACTATGGTTTGGAAGCATGCAAAAAGGATGCTGCTGCCGAATTCAAGCGGTATTTTGAGAACCGTGGCAAAAA AGTTCATCCTGATATTCGACAAGTTGTCTATTGTGAAGGTATTCGTCAGGGCACTGAAGAACACTTCAGCTTTCTATGGAATCAATATCTTTCCACTAACGTGGCAACCGAACAGATTCTTATTCTTCAGGGACTAGGTTGTGCTAAAGATAAACAGCAAATTCAC acACTGATGGATGCTATAATCTCAGATAATATCAGACCGCAAGATAAGAGTAGTGCCTTTTCATATCTTCTTGCCAATCCATACACTCTTGATCATCTTTCCGAGTATCTACGAACGAATTATACAGAATGGGCCGAAGC acatgGTTCGTACATGAACGTGGCATCGGCGTTCAACAGTTTGTTGGCACGCATGAAAACCGCTGAACAGATAAGCAATATTGAAACATTCGCGACCAATAACAAAGATGTGCTTGGTGAATCGGCCTACAACTCAATTCAACAAGGGATCTCTGATGTCAACGCTAACCAAAAATTTATAGAAAACAATCGTGAAGTCTTGAAAAAATTCCTTAAAGAGAGAGCTTCCGGTGCTAGTACAATAACCATATCTTTGATTACATTAATTGGAGTTGTTATAGCTGTGATGCGGAaagattttatgtttaatttataA